The sequence below is a genomic window from Sphingobacterium sp. ML3W.
ATTATACCATGCTTTAATTCATCCGAATATTCTACAAGATGTGAATGGTCAATATCCAGCAATGGAGAGTAGAGAAACTCGTCATACAGATGGCAATCGCTATACTGTCTTCTCGTTGTGGGATACTTATCGTAATGTTCAACCATTGATGAGCCTGTTGTTTCCTGATAGGCAGACCGAGATGATTCGCTCTATGATTGATATCTATAAGGAAAGCGGTTGGATGCCCAAATGGGAATTGTATGGACGTGAATCGTATACTATGGATGGTGATCCAGCTATTCCTGTTATTGTAGATGCATGGATGAAAGGTATTCGCGATTATGATCATGAAGCGGCATACGAAGCTTTTTATAAGTCTGCAACACGCGTAGATAGTGCAAACAAGATACGACCCGATAATGCCGACTATGTAAAATACGGCTATGTACCCTTGCGTGAGCCATTCGATAATTCAGTTTCACATGCTATCGAATATTATCTTGCAGATTGGAACCTTGCTCAGTTTGCCGCTTCGCTAGACAAAAAGGAGGATGCTAAATTGTTTACTGAACGTGCTAAAGGGTATAAACATTATTATTCCAAGGAATATGGCACTTTTCGACCTATACTTCCTGATGGCACTTTTTTAACACCTTTTGACCCATTGCAGGGAGCGAATTTTGAACCTAATCATGGATTCCATGAGGGTAATGCATGGAACTATTCGTTTGCAATTCCGCATGATATTCCGGGATTGATGAAATTGATGGGGGGTAAACGTAAATTTGTTGAGAAACTTCAGGAGACCTTTGATAAGGGATATTTTGATGTAACCAATGAGCCGGATATGCTTTATCCACATATTTTTTCAGAAATAGAGGGTGAAGAATGGCGGACCCAAAAACTGGTTACAGAGATTTTAAATAAATACTTTACAAATGCACCAGGAGGTATACCAGGAAATGATGATACCGGAACAATGTCGACATGGGCATCTATGAATATGATTGGTATTTACCCACTTTGTCCAGGTAGGCCTGAATATACTATTGTAACTCCTGTATTCGATAAAGTGACTATCCATCTGGATGCGAAATACCACCATGGAAAGGATAAGTTAGTGATTCGACGTGAGCGTTTGGGACAAGATGGATATATTAAAAGTATTTCGGTCGATGGCAAGAAAAATAAAGGATTCAAAGTATCACATCATGAACTTGTAAATACTGATGAAATTGTTGTTGCCACGGGAAGTCGTTAATCAAAATGTTATTTAAACATTCACCTGTTCAGGGTTCTTATCAAAGAATGTAAGTTTATAGACCCAAAATTTGAAAATTAATGGTGGATAGCAAGATGAGTCTACTCATAAGAAAGGCTTACATTTTTATGTAAGCCTTTCTTATGATATTTTTCCAATATGGCATATTGACAAGTCTAGATGACTATTCGAATTTGACCTATTATGACTATTTTGATTTACAGTTGAAGAAGAGTAAGTAATTCTGTGGAATATCCTTGACTTCAATATGAGATTTGATGAAGTTTAAATATTGTTTTAGCTAATAATTTCAATCAAAATTATGTAAGGTGGGATGTCTAAAAAGCAGTTTGTTTATGTTGCTTTATACTGAATATAAAAATGTTTTTACTGAAGAATTAAGCGATCTTTTTATACTAAATTAATCGATATACGAAATATTTGCTACATTGTAGGTAATGGACGGAAAAGAGAATAATCCGAATATGCAACTTAAGCATTGGTCTAAGGTAGAGTATTTACACGAAACCAATACGAACACTAATATTCATATAAAAGGAACGACAAGTTATTATAGTAACGCTTGGATGGGAAATTTTGAGGAAAGTGTTGTTCGCTATTTATATGGTGATGAATATAGTGTAAGTCAGTGGAAATCAACTTGGAAAGTCGATCAATTGTATATTGGCTCGCATGTCTGTATCGCCGCTGAAGTGGTTATTTTAATGGGGGGTAATAATACCCATCGTTCTGATTTGTTTAGCCTGTATCCTTTTATGGAAACAATAACAGAATCTTATGAAAGTAAAGGTGATACTATTATTGACGATGGTGCTTGGTTAGGATTACGTGCTATATTGCTTCCTGGTGTTCATATTGGAGAAGGTGCTATTGTCGCTTCTGGTTCGGTAGTTACAAAGAACGTTGCTCCTTATAGTATCGTGGGTGGTAATCCTGCGAAGTTTATTAAATTTAGGTTTTCTCAAGAGGTTATTTTGACATTGATTGATTTGAAAATTTATGAATGGTGTTCGGAGAAATTCAGACAATTGCAGCCATTTGTTTGTAGTGATAATATTGAACGGTTGGTGGAAGAGGAACGAAAATATGAAATTTTGCTAAAATGTAAATGAATATAAATTTTAGTTGCAAATTTAACTTTTTAAAGTGACGTTTATCGCTTAGGATTTCGAGCTGAAAAGTATCAAATAAAAACTCAATCCTTAAGATAAGTATAGTGATTAATCTCAATGCTAAGTTTATCCTTCTAGTACTACATTTTTTCCGACATTTTAGTTATTTTTGTAGGTCATAGCTCAAGTTAATATTAACTTCATTAATCCATCTTATCTATTATAATAACCTTTTATTATTTACTGCACATAGGTGTATTCTAATGATAAGCTTTAAGGATGTGTCAATTAAAATGAGCAAATAAGTAGCTTAAAGAGCTATTTAACGAATTATTAGAAGAAATGGAAAGTAATAAAAAAGATGTTTTAAGGATTGGTATCGTTGGATACGGTAATTTGGGAAGAGGAGTTGAATTGGCTATTCGCCAACATCCAGATATGGAGCTCATTGCAATTTTTACAAGAAGGGATCCTGCATTATTAGATATTGGCCCTCGTGCACATATTATCACTGAAATCTACAAATTTGTTGGTAAGATAGATGTGATGATCCTTTGTGGAGGATCTGCGAAGGATTTGCCAGAGCAAGTATTGCAGGTTGGGCAGTTGTTCAATACGGTAGATAGTTTTGATACACACGCCAAGATTCCCGAATACTTTGATCGCATTGATTTAGTTGGAAAAGAGAATAATACGTTGAATTTAATTTCTACGGGCTGGGATCCAGGATTGTTTTCTATGGCTAGGTTAATAGGAAAGAGTATTTTACCAGTTGGAGAGGAATATACTTTTTGGGGTAAGGGCTTAAGTCAAGGACACTCTGATGCGGTAAGACGTGTTGATGGTGTAAAGAATGGTGTGCAGTATACCATTCCTTTAGAGCGCGCATTGGAAAAGGTTCGTGCGGGTGAAAATCCTCAATTAACAACGGCGGAGAAACATCAACGTGTCTGCTATGTTGTGGCAGAAGTTGATGCGGACAAAGTGGCTATAGAAAATACAATCAAAACAATGCCGCACTATTTTGATCAGTACGAGACTATTGTTCATTTTATTAGTGAACAGGATTTATTAGCCGAACACTCAAGTATGCCGCATGGTGGTACAGTATTCCGTACAGGAATAACAGGTAACGGAACTAAGCAACGTATTGAATTCAACTTGGCTCTGGAAGATAATCCAGAATTTACTTCAAGTGTATTGGTCGCCTATGCAAGAGCTGTATGTAAGTTAGCTGCTGCAGGTCAAACTGGTGCTTGTACTGTCTTTGATATTCCTTTAGGGTATTTGTCTCCAGAATCTCCTGCTGAATTGCGACGTACACTGTTGTAGCGCAATAAAGGATCCAGCATATGCTAGTTTTTGGTGTTTAGGTTACATGCAATAAGTGACAACCGCATATCCAAGGATTTTATAAAAAGAGATAGCCATACACTAAGTGTATGGCTATCTCTTTTAGATGGGCTTATATAGCTAAATTAAAAGTCTTTTATTTGGAAATTCATGTCTCTCACTTGAAACATTATTTTCCCGTCATAAATGGCATCAAGATCAATTGTACCTTTTGTATATTTATCAGTACCTAAAGTAATTTTTTCTTGGATATCAATTGTTCCAACGACCGTGTAAGTCATAAAATCACTTTCTGAAGTTGTAGGTTGTTGCGTTGCAATCATAGGGCCAACATATTTTTTTAATATTAATTGGTTTGCACTCGGGAGTTTACCTACTGGAATTTTACCCAAAGGTAGATCTTCTAATTTTTTTTCTAGTTTTATTTCAAGGGTTGTACCGTACGTAGACCAAAACTTATAAGAGCTTTCCTCACTTGTTGTGTGATAAAAATTCCAAGACTTCGTGTTGAATTTAAAACTGTCACTGGTATAATAAATATTATTATTAGGTACAGTACAAGTTTCATTCTTAAGTGAATAAGTAGCGAAGTTGCCTTTTAGGTGTAATAATTTTGAATTTTCTTGTTCGTAAAGTAAATTTCCTTCGAATTCGAATGTTAATTGTTTTGTATCCGAATTGAATCCGAAATTTTTGATTTTTATTGTGGTGTCTGGGTTAAACGAGGGCGTGAGGTAGGTGAAAAAACCGATTCCATTTTCCATGCGATCCAAACGTACATTGATGAGCTCGCCAGTTTTTAGAAAGCTGAAATTGAGCATTAGGTTTTCGTCACCTTGTTTAAAAGACATATTAGCATGGAGGGTGTTGCATTTTTCATTACCCGTAATATTTTCTTGTGCTATTTTAATGACCTGTCCATCGACTTCGATTGGCGTGAAATAGTTTGTAGTTTCGACAATCTTGTCTTCTTTACTGCAACTGAGTGTGAGTAGTGTAACAGCTATGATTAAAATTTTTTTCATTTATACTTTAATTTATTTTTACAAATAGTAAATATAATGATTAAAATTTTGAAGGAGAAAAAATTACCTTAGATAAAGGAGAGTATCTAGAAGTTTAGAAGCTAAGATTTTATAGTTAAAGTAATGCTATCAGATTTTCGGTAAAAAAAAATGCGCAGTTTATGGCTGCGCATCTGAAAAAATAATGTTAATACTATTAACCTAAATAAGATTTTAAGATCTTGCTACGAGATGTATGACGTAAGCGTTGTAAAGCTTTGTCTTTAATCTGACGGACACGTTCGCGCGTTAAGTTGAATTTTTCACCGATTTCCTCTAAAGATAATTGGTGGTTTGATCCAAGTCCGAAAAATAATACAATTATTTCTCTTTCGCGTTCTGTCAATGTTGACAATGAACGTCTGATTTCCTCTGATAAAGACTCGTCGATAAGGGAGCTGTCAGTTTCTGGGTCATGATTCTCTAATACGTCTAATAGGGTATTTTCTTCCCCTTGCACGAATGGTGCATCCATAGAGACATGTCTGCCCGAATTACTTAACGTATCCGAAACTTTATCGACTGTTGTTTCAAGAATTTCTGCTAATTCTTCTGGTGAAGGTTCGCGTTCATATTCTTGTTCTAATTTAGAGAATGCTTTACTAATTTTACTTAATGAACCGACCTGGTTCAATGGTAAACGTACAATACGAGATTGCTCCGCAATAGCCTGAAGAATCGATTGACGAATCCACCATACCGCATAAGAGATAAATTTAAAACCCTTTGTCTCGTCAAAACGCTTAGCTGCTTTAATTAAGCCCAAGTTACCTTCGTTGATTAAATCACCTAAGGTTAATCCTTGATTCTGATATTGTTTTGCTACAGATACGACGAAACGTAAGTTGGTTTTAGTCAATTTCTCCAAGGCAACTTGGTCACCTTCGCGAATACGTTGTGCTAATTCAACTTCTTCTTCTGCTGTAATTAAGTCTACTTTACCAATTTCGTGTAAATACTTGTCCAAAGACTGTGATTCACGATTGGTAATCGATTGTGTAATTTTGAGCTGTCTCATTAATTATATTAATACCTTTCTCCTCTGAAATGTTTGCAAAAATACAAAATAAAAACGACTTATTGTAATATTTATTGCTGATGTATGATTATATCTGGTTGATTATGAGGATTTTTATTTAAAATACATCATAGCAAAAATTATTCCAAAAAGATGTATTTAAGTCATAATAGTGTTTGAACTTTTAAATCGCATTCTAAACGATTGGTAATGAATGCCCTCTGCTGTCGCGAATGATTTATGATAAGATTTATGTATTTGTCAGTATAAAATTAAGCTTATCAAAGTTTCCGTAAATATTTTATCCTTGCCCAAAACTTTTTAATGATTCACGTGTTTTGCAATAAAACAATAACTTTTGATTATGCCAATTATTATACATTTAGACAGAGTAATGCGCGATCGCAGAATGTCATTGAATGAGCTTAGCGCTAAGGTAGGCATCACGCTATCAAATCTTTCCATTATTAAAAATCAAAAAGCCAAAGCATTGCGTTTGGATACTTTGGCTTCAATTTGTCATGCTTTGCATTGTCAGCCAGCAGATTTGATGGTATATGTACCCGAAGAGGGGATAGAACCGACTAAAAGCGATAACCCCTTAGAAAGTCTATAATTTCCATTTTCTTTTTGCCTTCTATTTGCAGCTCTAAAACATTTATGTAGCCGTCGTTTCCCGCAAATTTAAGATAGGTTTTTCCGTCCGTTTTATAAGTGCCTGGAGAATCTCCTACGGTATTATATTCTTTTGTAACGTTGTATAGTTTTAAAACTTTATTATCTAAGCTTGTGAAAGCTGCTGGATATGGACTTAATCCTCTAATTAAGTTGTAGATGGAGTCAATGTCATTGTTCCAGTCAATCAGGCAGTTTTCCTTAAATATTTTAGGAGCGTGCTTCAGTTCATTTTCGGGAATTAATGTGCTTTGGGCAGTTGGTGTTAAGCTGTTGTTTTTTATACCAGTTACGGTTCTTAGTAAAAGCTGTGCTCCCGTATGCATAAGTTTGTCATGTAAGATGCCCGCATTGTCATCTTCAGCAATATTAACTTCTTCTGATAATAAGATGTTACCTGTATCAATTTCATGCTGTAATAA
It includes:
- the fmt gene encoding methionyl-tRNA formyltransferase, which encodes MRIIFMGTPDFAVASLDALVQSGENIVAVVTAPDKPAGRGQKLHQSAVKVYAETHNIPVLQPIKLKDPVFLKELKGYQADLQVVVAFRMLPEVVWNMPTHGTINVHASLLPQYRGAAPINHAIINGEKVSGVSTFLLQHEIDTGNILLSEEVNIAEDDNAGILHDKLMHTGAQLLLRTVTGIKNNSLTPTAQSTLIPENELKHAPKIFKENCLIDWNNDIDSIYNLIRGLSPYPAAFTSLDNKVLKLYNVTKEYNTVGDSPGTYKTDGKTYLKFAGNDGYINVLELQIEGKKKMEIIDFLRGYRF
- a CDS encoding helix-turn-helix domain-containing protein codes for the protein MRDRRMSLNELSAKVGITLSNLSIIKNQKAKALRLDTLASICHALHCQPADLMVYVPEEGIEPTKSDNPLESL
- a CDS encoding GH92 family glycosyl hydrolase, which gives rise to MNINTLKNLKDFKLTLKLARAVSTARALYKFSMLWKWQRFIVSMVLLGLVQLSMGQKKPVDYVNPFIGTTNYGTTNPGAQVPQGLMNVSPFNVMGSSLNKSDKDEGWWSTPYEYNNKFFTGFSHVNLSGVGCPDMGSLLLMPTTGELQVDYKKYGSTYSNENASAGYYTNQLDKYHVKTEATATQRTGISRFTFPKGKSHILLNLGEGLTNETGATMRFVNDREIEGSKLLGSFCYVNNQAVYPLYFVMRLSKKPIQKGYWKFQRQGAPWENEWNKDAGKYKLFTAYQNEMSGDDIGAYLSFETAENEQIEVQVGVSFVSIENARQNLEHEQPQGGFDQIRVAAHKRWNEDLSKIEVEGGSEDQKTVFYTALYHALIHPNILQDVNGQYPAMESRETRHTDGNRYTVFSLWDTYRNVQPLMSLLFPDRQTEMIRSMIDIYKESGWMPKWELYGRESYTMDGDPAIPVIVDAWMKGIRDYDHEAAYEAFYKSATRVDSANKIRPDNADYVKYGYVPLREPFDNSVSHAIEYYLADWNLAQFAASLDKKEDAKLFTERAKGYKHYYSKEYGTFRPILPDGTFLTPFDPLQGANFEPNHGFHEGNAWNYSFAIPHDIPGLMKLMGGKRKFVEKLQETFDKGYFDVTNEPDMLYPHIFSEIEGEEWRTQKLVTEILNKYFTNAPGGIPGNDDTGTMSTWASMNMIGIYPLCPGRPEYTIVTPVFDKVTIHLDAKYHHGKDKLVIRRERLGQDGYIKSISVDGKKNKGFKVSHHELVNTDEIVVATGSR
- a CDS encoding CatB-related O-acetyltransferase; the encoded protein is MDGKENNPNMQLKHWSKVEYLHETNTNTNIHIKGTTSYYSNAWMGNFEESVVRYLYGDEYSVSQWKSTWKVDQLYIGSHVCIAAEVVILMGGNNTHRSDLFSLYPFMETITESYESKGDTIIDDGAWLGLRAILLPGVHIGEGAIVASGSVVTKNVAPYSIVGGNPAKFIKFRFSQEVILTLIDLKIYEWCSEKFRQLQPFVCSDNIERLVEEERKYEILLKCK
- a CDS encoding RNA polymerase sigma factor RpoD/SigA, yielding MRQLKITQSITNRESQSLDKYLHEIGKVDLITAEEEVELAQRIREGDQVALEKLTKTNLRFVVSVAKQYQNQGLTLGDLINEGNLGLIKAAKRFDETKGFKFISYAVWWIRQSILQAIAEQSRIVRLPLNQVGSLSKISKAFSKLEQEYEREPSPEELAEILETTVDKVSDTLSNSGRHVSMDAPFVQGEENTLLDVLENHDPETDSSLIDESLSEEIRRSLSTLTEREREIIVLFFGLGSNHQLSLEEIGEKFNLTRERVRQIKDKALQRLRHTSRSKILKSYLG
- a CDS encoding diaminopimelate dehydrogenase; translated protein: MESNKKDVLRIGIVGYGNLGRGVELAIRQHPDMELIAIFTRRDPALLDIGPRAHIITEIYKFVGKIDVMILCGGSAKDLPEQVLQVGQLFNTVDSFDTHAKIPEYFDRIDLVGKENNTLNLISTGWDPGLFSMARLIGKSILPVGEEYTFWGKGLSQGHSDAVRRVDGVKNGVQYTIPLERALEKVRAGENPQLTTAEKHQRVCYVVAEVDADKVAIENTIKTMPHYFDQYETIVHFISEQDLLAEHSSMPHGGTVFRTGITGNGTKQRIEFNLALEDNPEFTSSVLVAYARAVCKLAAAGQTGACTVFDIPLGYLSPESPAELRRTLL